The Pyrenophora tritici-repentis strain M4 chromosome 2, whole genome shotgun sequence genome window below encodes:
- a CDS encoding Phosphoinositide polyphosphatase (Sac family), with translation MSIRVLIKDYPHRAIALATSTHALVLRHSATSTENSGNPNASSTSLGSNGTGAARCMVEFTRLEDVDLDDYRALHSVNVHGTLGLITVENNVFLVVVNGASKVATVRPGETVQRIHSVGFYCLTSTAYDTMLNDEVNPYPTDTIDDEGYEMGFGGRKEQTPMEHPCLALKKILSSGTFYYSSDFDLTRRLQDRTTDAATVSIDSLDAGFLWNSYMIQPLVDFRSRLAPKDKDALDASGILTSAIRGFALTITIPKASAPIRVQDSGMPSSMTLISRLSCKRAGTRFNSRGIDDDGNVANFVESETIYWAPSGVCFSYVQVRGSVPIFWEQQAGILPGQQKITITRSPEATQPAFDKHFDNLELSYGTIHVVNLLSNEKQNELELSHKYRIHIKNSPLNHASDSDREHDLIKLTEYDFHAETRGPGGYEMASMIAQWIQGSAEGFGYYLSEDVEEHVRRNGQDYIVRRTMTILQQEGIFRTNCLDCLDRTNLVQTIISKMALELFLSQKSLRASQDFWARHSSMWADNGDALSKIYAGTGALKSSFTRSGKMSLAGALADARKSATRMYINNFADKGRQNTIDMLLGRLIGQVPVHLYDPLNDFVVAELARRSAEYSETEMINILVGTFNLNGKTSGINSDLSPWLCPDVDPSQQCPEIVAVGFQEIVELSPQQIMSTDPDRREAWEEAVRNCLNKNAEKHRKEEYVMLRGGQLVGASLSVFVRSDCLKHIKNVEGALKKTGMSGMAGNKGAVAIRFEYANTSICLVTAHLAAGFSNYQERNRDYKTISHGLRFQRNRSIEDHDTVIWLGDFNYRIGLNNEKVQRLCHVGDLETLYENDQLNLQMVAGLTFPYYSEARITFPPTYKYDLNSDQYDTSEKARIPAWCDRVLRKGDNIRQIQYNDAPLRFSDHRPVYATFVVLVQRIDEKKKDELKAALYRQRREVVGDTRAAGHLGQDETDDEDLLGYDSIEPGLPPASSDRRKWWLDNGLPAKARVQPPSNDHLPNPKRPSNPFTPSPEPEWVDVRHLQSSRRPEPPPTRGSQRARTVDFNDPNPSRAQEPMARKMIAPLYPGHASQILGSDGANNSFNDLRRSASSASTHSLPANLPYRTSNTQSQNQPTSRPQVLRKAAPPPIPNKKPSLLSKSPSRGTSPVPPPQQYRDDPQPVKRSMAPPPNLARKPIQNLIDGEDKPPLPPRTGTNRSSRSGGGRNLMDDDPEDVHNNLRDWEVLRPVR, from the exons ATGTCCATCCGCGTCCTGATCAAAGACTATCCTCACCGCGCAATCGCCCTCGCTACCTCAACCCACGCACTCGTCCTCCGGCACAGCGCCACCTCCACCGAGAATAGCGGGAATCCCAATGCCTCGTCAACGTCGCTGGGGAGCAATGGCACCGGCGCCGCTCGCTGCATGGTCGAGTTCACGAGACTAGAAGACGTCGACCTAGACGACTACCGAGCATTACACTCAGTGAACGTGCACGGTACTCTGGGCTTGATCACCGTCGAAAACAATGTCTTCCTGGTCGTGGTTAATGGCGCGAGCAAGGTGGCGACGGTACGGCCTGGCGAGACGGTGCAGAGGATACACTCGGTCGGATTCTACTGCTTGACCAGCACGGCCTACGACACCATGCTCAACGACGAAGTCAATCCCTACCCCACCGATACCATAGATGACGAGGGATATGAGATGGGCTTTGGGGGCAGGAAAGAACAGACGCCCATGGAACACCCGTGTCTGGCGCTCAAGAAGATCCTGAGCAGCGGAACCTTCTACTACAGCTCAGACTTTGACCTCACCAGGCGGTTACAGGACCGGACGACAGATGCGGCAACCGTTTCCATTGATAGCTTGGATGCTGGATTTCTTTGGAATTCATACATGATTCAGCCGCTGGTAGACTTCCGGAGCAGGCTTGCACCAAAGGACAAGGATGCTTTAGATGCCTCGGGAATTCTTACGTCTGCTATCCGGGGCTTCGCTCTCACAATTACGATTCCCAAGGCTTCAGCACCCATCAGGGTTCAGGACTCGGGTATGCCATCTTCCATGACGCTCATCTCCAGGCTATCATGCAAAAGAGCAGGGACGAGATTTAATTCGCGGGGAATTGACGATGATGGCAACGTCGCCAACTTTGTCGAAAGCGAAACAATATACTGGGCACCGTCGGGCGTCTGCTTCTCGTACGTGCAGGTTCGAGGAAGTGTCCCAATCTTTTGGGAACAACAAGCTGGTATTCTTCCTGGACAGCAGAAAATTACCATCACTCGATCACCAGAAGCCACGCAACCCGCTTTTGATAAACACTTTGATAACCTGGAGTTGAGCTACGGCACTATACACGTCGTCAACTTACTGAGTAATGAGAAGCAAAACGAGCTAGAGTTGTCGCACAAATATCGCATTCACATCAAAAACAGCCCTTTGAATCATGCAAGTGATTCTGATCGAGAGCATGATCTCATCAAGCTCACGGAATATGACTTCCATGCCGAGACCCGAGGACCGGGTGGATACGAGATGGCCAGTATGATCGCTCAATGGATCCAGGGCTCGGCAGAAGGCTTCGGATACTATCTTTCTGAAGATGTGGAAGAGCATGTCAGACGCAACGGACAGGACTATATTGTCCGCAGGACAATGACAATACTGCAACAAGAAGGTATCTTCAGGACCAACTGTCTAGATTGCCTTGACCGAACCAACCTCGTCCAAACCATCATCAGCAAAATGGCACTTGAACTTTTTCTTAGTCAAAAGAGCCTCAGAGCTAGTCAGGATTTCTGGGCCAGACACTCAAGCATGTGGGCAGATAACGGAGATGCTCTCTCGAAGATCTATGCGGGCACAGGAGCGCTGAAGTCCTCGTTTACCCGATCTGGAAAGATGTCACTTGCTGGTGCTCTGGCAGACGCTCGTAAGAGCGCCACTCGAATGTATATCAACAACTTCGCAGATAAGGGCCGACAAAACACCATTGATATGCTTCTTGGACGACTGATCGGCCAGGTTCCAGTGCATCTTTACGATCCACTTAATGACTTTGTCGTTGCAGAGCTTGCGCGACGATCTGCAGAGTACTCGGAAACTGAGATGATAAACATCCTTGTTGGCACATTCAACTTGAATGGAAAGACGAGCGGAATCAACAGCGATCTATCTCCCTGGTTATGTCCTGATGTCGATCCATCGCAACAGTGTCCTGAAATAGTAGCTGTTGGATTCCAAGAGATTGTCGAGCTGAGCCCTCAGCAGATCATGTCAACAGACCCAGATCGACGCGAGGCTTGGGAGGAAGCCGTCAGAAACTGCCTCAACAAAAACGCCGAAAAACATAGAAAGGAAGAGTATGTCATGCTTCGGGGTGGTCAACTGGTTGGAGCGAGCTTATCAGTCTTCGTCCGATCAGACTGTCTCAAGCACATCAAGAATGTGGAAGGTGCTTTGAAGAAG ACTGGCATGTCTGGAATGGCAGGTAACAAAGGAGCTGTCGCCATTCGCTTCGAGTATGCCAACACATCCATCTGTCTTGTTACTGCCCATCTTGCAGCTGGCTTCTCCAACTACCAAGAACGCAATCGGGACTACAAGACTATCAGTCATGGCCTAAGATTCCAAAGAAACCGTTCCATCGAGGATCACGACACAGTGATATGGCTTGGCGACTTCAACTATCGGATTGGTTTGAACAACGAAAAGGTGCAGAGGCTATGCCATGTCGGCGACCTGGAGACCCTGTATGAGAATGATCAG CTCAACTTGCAGATGGTTGCAGGCCTGACATTCCCTTATTACTCAGAAGCTCGTATCACATTCCCCCCTACGTACAAGTATGATCTTAACAGTGATCAATACGATACGTCTGAGAAAGCGCGCATACCCGCTTGGTGCGATCGCGTGCTCCGCAAAGGTGACAACATCCGACAGATACAGTACAACGATGCACCTCTTCGGTTCTCCGACCACAGACCAGTCTATGCAACCTTTGTGGTCTTGGTCCAAAGAATCGATGAGAAAAAGAAAGATGAGCTGAAGGCGGCTTTGTACAGACAAAGAAGGGAAGTCGTAGGTGACACTAGAGCAGCCGGCCATCTAGGTCAAGATGAAACCGATGATGAAGATCTGCTTGGTTACGATAGCATAGAGCCAGGGCTACCGCCTGCAAGCTCAGATCGTAGGAAGTGGTGGCTTGACAACG GTCTCCCAGCCAAAGCGCGCGTCCAACCGCCATCTAATGATCACTTACCCAATCCAAAACGACCCAGTAATCCCTTTACGCCCAGTCCAGAGCCTGAATGGGTAGACGTCAGGCACTTGCAGAGTAGTCGCAGACCGGAGCCGCCGCCAACTCGCGGTTCACAAAGGGCACGCACAGTCGACTTCAACGACCCAAACCCATCACGAGCACAAGAGCCAATGGCTCGCAAAATGATCGCACCTCTCTACCCAGGCCATGCATCGCAGATACTCGGCTCTGATGGCGCGAACAATTCCTTCAACGACCTTCGACGTAGCGCCTCAAGCGCATCTACTCACTCTCTTCCCGCCAACCTCCCCTACCGCACGTCAAACACTCAGTCCCAAAATCAGCCCACCAGTAGACCCCAAGTCCTCCGCAAAGCCGCTCCCCCACCCATCCCCAACAAGAAGCCTTCACTCCTTTCGAAAAGCCCGTCGCGAGGTACATCACCCGTTCCCCCACCGCAGCAGTATCGCGACGACCCCCAACCAGTGAAGCGCTCAATGGCACCGCCACCGAACTTGGCACGTAAACCCATTCAAAACCTTATCGATGGAGAAGACAAGCCGCCGCTGCCGCCTAGGACAGGGACGAATAGGAGTTCACGGAGTGGTGGAGGGAGGAACCTGATGGATGATGATCCGGAAGATGTGCATAATAACTTGAGAGATTGGGAAGTTCTGAGACCTGTGAGGTAA